A single genomic interval of Antechinus flavipes isolate AdamAnt ecotype Samford, QLD, Australia chromosome 1, AdamAnt_v2, whole genome shotgun sequence harbors:
- the LOC127548998 gene encoding vomeronasal type-2 receptor 26-like: MEITYQQLFMPAFTLHEINRNPKLLPNITLGYNMYNIYSTEERTLESYLWWLSGTDQIIPNYNCRKGGKVVAVIGGATSALSVQMGTLLDLYRLPQLHSYLKNIQFENIVGEQVFVDENRRTEAHYALMNYIYFDYDNGHVLYVGDFIPEAQLGQDFTICANVIVWNPWSSKVPSAVCSASCPAGFRKLPLEGKPPCCFSCSPCSEGEISNYVDAEQCKKCPEDEYPNEQRDRCLPKTVTFLAVNEPWGKAVTAVAVSLSLLTVLVLWVFVKFQDTPIVQSNNRNLSYLLLTSLSSCFLCSLLFVGRPTTASCLFRQTVFAVVFTVAVSSILAKTIIVVLAFRVTGPGSRMRMFLHPRVPYCVVLICSGIQGLSCAIWLGTHPPFPEADTSSESRHIILTCNEGSTFAFYCVLGYMGFLALGSFTIAFLARNLPDAFNETKYITFSMLVFCSVWVSFLPTYQSSKGKAVMIVEIFSILASSAGLLGCIFIPKCFAILLILWENSTKQNKNQRNSRSKNSSSFFLM; this comes from the exons ATGGAAATCACTTACCAGCAACTCTTCATGCCCGCCTTCACTCTACATGAGATTAACAGGAATCCCAAACTGTTGCCCAACATTACCCTGGGATACAATATGTACAACATCTATTCCACTgaagaaaggaccttagagagcTACCTGTGGTGGCTGTCTGGAACAGACCAGATCATCCCTAATTACAACtgcagaaagggaggaaaggttGTGGCTGTCATTGGAGGAGCCACGTCAGCTCTCTCTGTTCAGATGGGGACCCTGCTTGACCTCTACCGTTTACCCCAG CTGCACTCCTACCTCAAGAACATCCAATTTGAGAATATTGTTGGTGAGCAGGTGTTTGTGGATGAGAACAGACGCACAGAGGCTCACTATGCCCTTATGAACTACATATACTTCGATTATGATAATGGTCATGTTCTCTACGTGGGGGACTTTATCCCAGAAGCTCAGCTCGGTCAAGATTTTACAATTTGTGCAAATGTCATAGTGTGGAACCCGTGGAGTTCAAAG GTACCCTCTGCCGTATGTAGTGCCAGTTGTCCTGCTGGATTCAGGAAGTTGCCATTGGAGGGGAAGCCTCCTTGTTGCTTTAGTTGCTCCCCATGCTCAGAAGGAGAAATCTCCAATTATGTAG ATGCAGAGCAGTGTAAGAAGTGCCCAGAGGATGAATATCCCAATGAGCAGAGAGATCGCTGCCTCCCCAAGACTGTGACCTTCCTGGCTGTGAATGAACCCTGGGGGAAGGCAGTGACAGCTGTAGCTGTTTCACTCTCATTACTCACGGTCCTGGTTCTGTGGGTCTTTGTGAAGTTCCAAGACACTCCCATAGTCCAATCCAATAACAGAAACCTCAGCTACCTGCTCCTCACCTCCCTTTCCTCCTGCTTCCTCTGCTCCTTGCTCTTTGTGGGCCGTCCCACTACTGCTTCCTGCCTTTTCCGACAAACGGTATTTGCAGTTGTGTTCACCGTGGCTGTTTCCTCCATTTTGGCTAAAACCATCATAGTGGTCCTGGCTTTCAGGGTGACAGGGCCAGGGAGCAGGATGCGGATGTTCCTTCATCCCAGAGTGCCCTACTGTGTGGTTCTCATCTGCTCTGGAATCCAAGGGCTTTCCTGTGCCATCTGGTTGGGGACCCATCCCCCCTTTCCAGAGGCAGACACAAGCTCTGAATCCAGGCACATCATCCTCACATGTAATGAAGGCTCCACCTTTGCATTTTACTGTGTCCTGGGCTACATGGGCTTTCTGGCCCTGGGCAGCTTCACCATAGCCTTCCTGGCCAGGAACCTGCCCGATGCCTTCAACGAAACCAAGTACATCACATTCAGCATGCTGGTGTTTTGCAGCGTCTGGGTCTCTTTCCTCCCCACATATCAGAGCTCCAAAGGGAAAGCTGTGATGATCGTGGAGATCTTCTCCATCTTGGCCTCCAGTGCCGGGTTACTGGGCTGCATTTTTATTCCCAAATGTTTTGCAATTCTCCTGATATTGTGGGAAAATAGCACAAAACAGAACAAGAATCAAAGGAATTCCAGGAGCaagaattcttcttctttttttctaatgtga